A single Perognathus longimembris pacificus isolate PPM17 chromosome 17, ASM2315922v1, whole genome shotgun sequence DNA region contains:
- the Ern1 gene encoding serine/threonine-protein kinase/endoribonuclease IRE1 isoform X1, giving the protein MPARWPLLLLVLLLLPGPEIFGSTSTVTLPETLLFVSTLDGSLHAVSKRTGSIKWTLKEDPVLQVPTHVEEPAFLPDPNDGSLYTLGGKNNEGLTKLPFTIPELVQASPCRSSDGILYMGKKQDIWYVIDLLTGEKQQTLSSTFADSLCPSTSLLYLGRTEYTITMYDTKTRELRWNATYFDYAASLPEDDVDYKMSHFVSNGDGLVVTVDSESGDVLWIQNYASPVVAFYVWQREGLRKVMHINVAVETLRYLTFMSGEVGRITKWKYPFPKETEAKSKLMPTLYVGKYSTSLYASPSMVHEGVAVVPRGSTLPLLEGPQTDGVTIGDKGECVITPSTDLKFDPGFKGKNKLNYLRNYWLLIGHHETPLSASTKMLERFPNNLPKHRENVIPADLEKKNFEDVINLVDQTSENTPITMSQDVEEKLAHAPAKPEASVDSMLKDMATIILSTFLLVGWVAFIITYPLSMHQQHQLQHQQFQKELEKIQLLQQQQLPFHSHGDATQEAELLDTSGLYLESSGTSSSSPSPRASNHSLHSSSSASKAGAGLSLEQDDEDEETSVVIVGKISFCPKDVLGHGAEGTIVYRGMFDNRDVAVKRILPECFSFADREVQLLRESDEHPNVIRYFCTERDRQFQYIAIELCAATLQEYVEQKDFSHLGLEPITLLQQTTSGLAHLHSLNIVHRDLKPHNILLSMPNAHGRIKAMISDFGLCKKLAVGRHSFSRRSGVPGTEGWIAPEMLSEDCKENPTYTVDIFSAGCVFYYVISEGSHPFGKSLQRQANILLGACSLDCFHPDKHEDVVARELIEKMISMDPQQRPSAKHVLKHPFFWSLEKQLQFFQDVSDRIEKESLDGPIVRQLERGGRAVVKMDWRENITVPLQTDLRKFRTYKGGSVRDLLRAMRNKKHHYRELPVEVRETLGSLPEDFVRYFTSRFPHLLSHTYQAMELCSHERLFQPYYYHEPPEPQPPVTTDTL; this is encoded by the exons aaacttcccTTTACCATCCCGGAACTGGTACAGGCATCCCCCTGCAGAAGTTCAGATGGAATCCTCTACATGG GTAAAAAGCAGGATATTTGGTATGTCATTGACTTACTGACTGGAGAGAAGCAGCAGACTCTGTCATCAACCTTTGCAGATAGCCTCTGCCCATCAACCTCTCTTCTGTATCTTGGACGGACAG AATACACCATCACCATGTATGACACCAAGACGCGAGAGCTCCGCTGGAATGCCACCTACTTCGACTATGCAGCTTCCCTTCCTGAGGACGATGTGGACTATA AGATGTCCCACTTCGTGTCCAATGGTGATGGGCTAGTGGTGACGGTGGACAGTGAATCTGGGGATGTCTTGTGGATCCAAAACTATGCTTCCCCCGTGGTGGCCTTCTATGTCTGGCAGCGGGAAGGTTTGAGGAAGGTGATGCACATCAATGTGGCTGTGGAGACCCTGCGCTACCTGACCTTCATGTCTGGTGAGGTGGGACGTATTACCAAGTGGAAGTACCCATTCCCCAAGGAGACGGAGGCCAAGAGCAAGCTGAT GCCCACCTTGTATGTTGGGAAGTACTCCACCAGTCTCTACGCCTCCCCCTCTATGGTACACGAGGGAGTCGCTGTTGTG CCTCGTGGCAGCACTCTTCCTTTGCTGGAAGGCCCCCAGACTGATGGTGTCACCATTGGGGACAAGGGGGAATGTGTGATCACACCTAGCACGGACCTCAAGTTTGACCCTGGATTCAAGGGGAAGAACAAACTAAACTACTTGAGGAATTACTGGCTTCTCATAG GACATCATGAAACCCCACTGTCTGCATCTACTAAGATGCTGGAGAGATTTCCTAACAATCTACCCAAACATCGGGAAAATGTGATTCCTGCTGATTTGGAGAAAAAGAACTTTGAGGAC GTTATTAACCTGGTTGACCAGACTTCGGAAAACACACCAATTACCATGTCTCAGGATGTCGAAGAAAAGTTGGCTCATGCTCCTGCCAAACCTGAGGCTTCTGTGGACTCCATGCTCAAGGACATGGCCACCATCATCCTGAGCACCTTCCTGCTGGTCGGCTGGGTGGCTTTCATCATCACCTACCCGCTG AGCATGCATCAGCAGCACCAGCTCCAGCACCAGCAGTTCCAGAAGGAACTGGAGAAAATCCAGCTCttacagcagcagcagctgccttTCCACTCCCATGGAGATGCAACCCAAGAAGCTGAGCTCCTAGACACATCTGGCCTCTACttggagagctcagggaccagcAGCTCCAGCCCATCCCCCAGAGCCTCCAACCACTCACTTCACTCCAGCAGCTCTGCCTCCAAGGCTGGTGCCGGCCTCTCCCTGGAGCAAGATGACGAGG atgaggaaaccagtGTAGTGATTGTTGGGAAAATTTCATTCTGTCCCAAGGATGTCCTGGGTCATGGAGCCGAGGGCACAATTGTATACCG GGGCATGTTTGACAACCGTGATGTGGCTGTGAAGAGGATCCTCCCTGAGTGTTTTAGCTTTGCAGACCGTGAGGTCCAGCTGCTGAGAGAATCAGATGAGCACCCAAACGTGATCCGTTACTTCTGCACCGAGAGGGACCGGCAGTTCCAATACATTGCCATTGAGCTGTGTGCAGCCACACTGCAGGAG TATGTGGAACAGAAGGACTTTTCCCACCTTGGCCTGGAGCCCATTACCTTGCTGCAGCAGACCACCTCAGGCCTGGCGCACCTCCACTCCCTCAACATTG TTCACAGAGACCTGAAGCCCCACAACATTCTCCTTTCCATGCCCAATGCTCATGGCAGGATCAAGGCCATGATTTCTGACTTTGGCCTTTGCAAGAAGCTGGCAGTGGGCAGGCACAGCTTCAGCCGCCGTTCTGGGGTACCTGGCACCGAAGGCTGGATTGCCCCGGAGATGCTGAGTGAAGACTGCAAGGAGAACCCT ACCTACACGGTGGACATCTTCTCAGCAGGCTGCGTCTTTTACTATGTCATCTCTGAGGGCAGCCATCCTTTCGGCAAGTCCCTTCAGCGGCAGGCCAACATTCTCCTGGGTGCCTGCAGCCTTGACTGCTTCCACCCAGATAAGCATG AAGATGTTGTTGCGCGTGAGTTGATAGAGAAAATGATCTCAATGGATCCCCAGCAGCGGCCCTCGGCAAAACATGTGCTAAAGCATCCATTCTTCTGGAGCCTAGAAAAGCAGCTCCAGTTTTTCCAG GATGTGAGTGACCGAATAGAAAAGGAGTCCCTGGATGGCCCCATAGTGAGGCAGTTAGAGCGAGGCGGAAGAGCCGTGGTGAAGATGGATTGGAGGGAGAACATCACTGTCCCCCTCCAGACAG ATCTGCGTAAATTCAGAACCTACAAAGGTGGCTCTGTCAGAGATCTCCTCCGAGCCATGAGGAATAAG AAGCACCACTACCGGGAGCTCCCTGTGGAGGTGCGGGAGACTCTGGGCTCCCTCCCTGAAGACTTTGTTCGCTACTTCACATCAcgcttcccccacctcctctcacATACCTACCAAGCCATGGAACTGTGCAGCCACGAGAGACTCTTCCAGCCCTACTACTACCACGAGCCCCCagagccccagcccccagtgacTACAGACACCCTCTGA
- the Ern1 gene encoding serine/threonine-protein kinase/endoribonuclease IRE1 isoform X2, which translates to MMDANNSMSCNVAGKKQDIWYVIDLLTGEKQQTLSSTFADSLCPSTSLLYLGRTEYTITMYDTKTRELRWNATYFDYAASLPEDDVDYKMSHFVSNGDGLVVTVDSESGDVLWIQNYASPVVAFYVWQREGLRKVMHINVAVETLRYLTFMSGEVGRITKWKYPFPKETEAKSKLMPTLYVGKYSTSLYASPSMVHEGVAVVPRGSTLPLLEGPQTDGVTIGDKGECVITPSTDLKFDPGFKGKNKLNYLRNYWLLIGHHETPLSASTKMLERFPNNLPKHRENVIPADLEKKNFEDVINLVDQTSENTPITMSQDVEEKLAHAPAKPEASVDSMLKDMATIILSTFLLVGWVAFIITYPLSMHQQHQLQHQQFQKELEKIQLLQQQQLPFHSHGDATQEAELLDTSGLYLESSGTSSSSPSPRASNHSLHSSSSASKAGAGLSLEQDDEDEETSVVIVGKISFCPKDVLGHGAEGTIVYRGMFDNRDVAVKRILPECFSFADREVQLLRESDEHPNVIRYFCTERDRQFQYIAIELCAATLQEYVEQKDFSHLGLEPITLLQQTTSGLAHLHSLNIVHRDLKPHNILLSMPNAHGRIKAMISDFGLCKKLAVGRHSFSRRSGVPGTEGWIAPEMLSEDCKENPTYTVDIFSAGCVFYYVISEGSHPFGKSLQRQANILLGACSLDCFHPDKHEDVVARELIEKMISMDPQQRPSAKHVLKHPFFWSLEKQLQFFQDVSDRIEKESLDGPIVRQLERGGRAVVKMDWRENITVPLQTDLRKFRTYKGGSVRDLLRAMRNKKHHYRELPVEVRETLGSLPEDFVRYFTSRFPHLLSHTYQAMELCSHERLFQPYYYHEPPEPQPPVTTDTL; encoded by the exons ATGATGGATGCTAACAACAGCATGTCCTGTAACGTTGCAGGTAAAAAGCAGGATATTTGGTATGTCATTGACTTACTGACTGGAGAGAAGCAGCAGACTCTGTCATCAACCTTTGCAGATAGCCTCTGCCCATCAACCTCTCTTCTGTATCTTGGACGGACAG AATACACCATCACCATGTATGACACCAAGACGCGAGAGCTCCGCTGGAATGCCACCTACTTCGACTATGCAGCTTCCCTTCCTGAGGACGATGTGGACTATA AGATGTCCCACTTCGTGTCCAATGGTGATGGGCTAGTGGTGACGGTGGACAGTGAATCTGGGGATGTCTTGTGGATCCAAAACTATGCTTCCCCCGTGGTGGCCTTCTATGTCTGGCAGCGGGAAGGTTTGAGGAAGGTGATGCACATCAATGTGGCTGTGGAGACCCTGCGCTACCTGACCTTCATGTCTGGTGAGGTGGGACGTATTACCAAGTGGAAGTACCCATTCCCCAAGGAGACGGAGGCCAAGAGCAAGCTGAT GCCCACCTTGTATGTTGGGAAGTACTCCACCAGTCTCTACGCCTCCCCCTCTATGGTACACGAGGGAGTCGCTGTTGTG CCTCGTGGCAGCACTCTTCCTTTGCTGGAAGGCCCCCAGACTGATGGTGTCACCATTGGGGACAAGGGGGAATGTGTGATCACACCTAGCACGGACCTCAAGTTTGACCCTGGATTCAAGGGGAAGAACAAACTAAACTACTTGAGGAATTACTGGCTTCTCATAG GACATCATGAAACCCCACTGTCTGCATCTACTAAGATGCTGGAGAGATTTCCTAACAATCTACCCAAACATCGGGAAAATGTGATTCCTGCTGATTTGGAGAAAAAGAACTTTGAGGAC GTTATTAACCTGGTTGACCAGACTTCGGAAAACACACCAATTACCATGTCTCAGGATGTCGAAGAAAAGTTGGCTCATGCTCCTGCCAAACCTGAGGCTTCTGTGGACTCCATGCTCAAGGACATGGCCACCATCATCCTGAGCACCTTCCTGCTGGTCGGCTGGGTGGCTTTCATCATCACCTACCCGCTG AGCATGCATCAGCAGCACCAGCTCCAGCACCAGCAGTTCCAGAAGGAACTGGAGAAAATCCAGCTCttacagcagcagcagctgccttTCCACTCCCATGGAGATGCAACCCAAGAAGCTGAGCTCCTAGACACATCTGGCCTCTACttggagagctcagggaccagcAGCTCCAGCCCATCCCCCAGAGCCTCCAACCACTCACTTCACTCCAGCAGCTCTGCCTCCAAGGCTGGTGCCGGCCTCTCCCTGGAGCAAGATGACGAGG atgaggaaaccagtGTAGTGATTGTTGGGAAAATTTCATTCTGTCCCAAGGATGTCCTGGGTCATGGAGCCGAGGGCACAATTGTATACCG GGGCATGTTTGACAACCGTGATGTGGCTGTGAAGAGGATCCTCCCTGAGTGTTTTAGCTTTGCAGACCGTGAGGTCCAGCTGCTGAGAGAATCAGATGAGCACCCAAACGTGATCCGTTACTTCTGCACCGAGAGGGACCGGCAGTTCCAATACATTGCCATTGAGCTGTGTGCAGCCACACTGCAGGAG TATGTGGAACAGAAGGACTTTTCCCACCTTGGCCTGGAGCCCATTACCTTGCTGCAGCAGACCACCTCAGGCCTGGCGCACCTCCACTCCCTCAACATTG TTCACAGAGACCTGAAGCCCCACAACATTCTCCTTTCCATGCCCAATGCTCATGGCAGGATCAAGGCCATGATTTCTGACTTTGGCCTTTGCAAGAAGCTGGCAGTGGGCAGGCACAGCTTCAGCCGCCGTTCTGGGGTACCTGGCACCGAAGGCTGGATTGCCCCGGAGATGCTGAGTGAAGACTGCAAGGAGAACCCT ACCTACACGGTGGACATCTTCTCAGCAGGCTGCGTCTTTTACTATGTCATCTCTGAGGGCAGCCATCCTTTCGGCAAGTCCCTTCAGCGGCAGGCCAACATTCTCCTGGGTGCCTGCAGCCTTGACTGCTTCCACCCAGATAAGCATG AAGATGTTGTTGCGCGTGAGTTGATAGAGAAAATGATCTCAATGGATCCCCAGCAGCGGCCCTCGGCAAAACATGTGCTAAAGCATCCATTCTTCTGGAGCCTAGAAAAGCAGCTCCAGTTTTTCCAG GATGTGAGTGACCGAATAGAAAAGGAGTCCCTGGATGGCCCCATAGTGAGGCAGTTAGAGCGAGGCGGAAGAGCCGTGGTGAAGATGGATTGGAGGGAGAACATCACTGTCCCCCTCCAGACAG ATCTGCGTAAATTCAGAACCTACAAAGGTGGCTCTGTCAGAGATCTCCTCCGAGCCATGAGGAATAAG AAGCACCACTACCGGGAGCTCCCTGTGGAGGTGCGGGAGACTCTGGGCTCCCTCCCTGAAGACTTTGTTCGCTACTTCACATCAcgcttcccccacctcctctcacATACCTACCAAGCCATGGAACTGTGCAGCCACGAGAGACTCTTCCAGCCCTACTACTACCACGAGCCCCCagagccccagcccccagtgacTACAGACACCCTCTGA